A window of Variovorax sp. HW608 genomic DNA:
CCGCAGCCGGGCTTCGTCATCGTCCTCGAACAGATTCCCGCCAACGCCAAGTTCGACAAGGAAGCGCGCGAGCAGCTTCTCGACATCTTCCGCGACGCGGCGGACTACTGGGGGGATCGGAAAATTCCTTTCCGGTGCTTCTATTCTTTTCTGTAGCCCGTTCTGCACAAACCAGCCAAGCAGAACGGGCGAACGAGGCTCAGCAAAACGGCGCCGCAGGTGCCGAGGTCGAAAAGGCGCAAGAGGCCGACCCGACGGCGGAAAAGATGCCGACGGACAAATTGGTCGACGTGTCCCCGTTGGCGCTGCGCATGAGCAGCCCCTTCAACGCCGGGTACTGGCTCGCAGCCGCCTGATTGTTGCTCGCCCCCAGGCTTGCTCACTTCGTGTAGCCGCCAACCCCCTACCGGGGGCAACACCAGCGGCCCGGCAGAGCCGGTTCCGCGGTGTTTCACCAACGAAAGCCCGTCGATGACGGGCTTTTTCACTTTCGGAGCTGCTGGGCGAGGGCGAGGTACTCGGCGACCGGGACTTCCTCCGCGCGGCGCTGGGTGTCGAAGGCGCCGGCGAAGTTCTTCTGCTCCAGCCACTTGCCGAGGCTGTGGCGCAGGAGCTTGCGGCGCTGGCTGAAGGCCACCTGCACGACTTCGCCGAGCAGATCGGCATCGACCTCTGGCGGCTCGGCGAAAGGCACCATCCGCACCACGGCGCTGTCGACGCGCGGCGGCGGATCGAAGCTCTCGGGCGGCACGAAGAGGATGTTGTCCATGGCATAGCGCCACTGCAGCATCACGCTCAGGCGGCCGTAGTCGGAGGTCGCGGGCACTGCGACCATGCGGTCGATCACTTCCTTTTGCAGCATGAAATGCTGGTCGGCGATCAGGTCCGCGAAGTCCAGCAGATGGAAAAGGATGGGCGTCGAGATGTTGTAGGGCAGATTTCCGACGACGCGAAGCCGCGTGGCGGGGCGGCGCCGCCAGCCGGGCCGCGAGCGCCGCGAAATCAACCTTCAACACGTCGGATTCCACGACGTCGAGCTGGCCATGTCTGCGCAGGCGCTCGGCCAGATCGCGGTCGAGCTCGATCACCGTCAGGCGACCCAGTCGCTCCACGAGCGGCTGCGTCAGGGCCGCGAGACCGGGGCCGATCTCGACCATCGCATCGCCGGGTTTCGGGGCGATCTCGCGCACGATCGCATCGATGATGGCCATGTCTGCCAGGAAGTGCTGGCCGAACCGCTTGCGGGGGATGTGCTGCCTCACCCCCGCGCTCCACGCGCGGAGGCCCTGAAACGGGTGGTCTTCATCCCGCGGCCATCATGACTGTGGGGGTTCGCGGTATTCCACATAGGCACGCGCACGAACCTCCTGGGCCCAGGTTTCGCTGTTCTGCTCGATCTTCTTCTCGCGCAGCACTGCGCGGGCGGCCTCGCGCTGCTCGACCTGCGTGGGCTTGGTGTCGCGCCGATCGAGCACCTGGATCAGGTGCACGCCAAAGCGCGACACCACGGGGTCGCTGATCTGGCCGGGACTGAGGCGGTTCATCGCCTCCTCGAACTCGGGCACGAACTGGCCGGGTCGCGACCACCCGAGGTCGCCGCCACTCTTGGCGCTTCCGTCCTCCGAGTTGTCGCGAGCGAGGCCCGCAAAATCAGCGACGCCGCGCTGGATGCGATCCTTGAAATCGTTCAGCTGAGCGACCGATTGGGCCGTGGTGCGCTTGGGATCGTTGCGCAACAGGATGTGGCGGACCTGCGTCTGCGTGATGACGGCATCGCCGACACCCGGCTGCGACTTGGCCAGCAGCTTCAGCACATGGAAGCCGGCGCCCGAGCGGATCGGTCCCACGATGCCGCCCACCGGCGTCGAATGTGTCGCCTCCACGAAGAGCGGGGGATAGCGTTCGGCGCTGCGCATGCCCATGGCGCCGCCGCCGGCACGGTCCGGCGCATCGGAGTTTTCCTGGACGAGCTTGCTGAAGTCTTCGCCGGCGCGGGCGCGTTGGGCGAGGCCCTGCGCGCGCTGCTGCAGCTTGGCCACATCCGCATCGCTCGCGTTCTCGGGGACGATGACCAGCAGCTGCGCGATGTTGAGGTTCGGAGCAATCGACGCATTTCCGCCGCTGCGCTGCTCGCGAATGTACTGGTCGACCTCGACGTCGCTGATCTTGACCTTGGATTCGACCTCGCTGTTGCGCAGGCGCGTGAGCGTGAGCTGATCTCGCAGCTCGCGCCGGAACTGGTCCTGCGACATGCCTTCGGCGGCGACCCGGCGCCGCAGCTCGGTCACCGTGATCTGGTTCTGCCGGGCCACGGTCTGTTCGGCCTGGTCGACCGCCAGATCGTCGATCTTGATGCCGGACTCCTTGGCGAGCTGCAGCATCGCGCGCTCGGTGATCATCCGCTCGAGCACGAGGCGCGTGACTTCGGCGCGCGGCATCCGTTCGGCTTCGGGATTCTCGCGCAGCACGCGCGCCACCCGAAGCTGGACCTCGGTGTTGGTGACCGGCTCGGAGTTGACCAGCGCCACGATGTATTCGGCCGACCGCTGCACATTGGGCGCCGGCGAGCTTGCGGCCGGCGGCGGCACGATGCGCGGGCCGGCACGCATGATGTCGGTGATGCCCAGGCCCTGCGCGCCGGCGGAGGCCGCCAGAGTCGCGAGACAGGCCAGCGTAACGATGGAGCGAATGTGTTTCATGGCGAGGCTCTATCTATCTCAGTCGTAATTGGTGTAGCGGCTCGGCGCCAGCGTCGGCTGACGCAGCGGCGTGTAGCGTTGGATGTTCTGCGTCAGAGTGCGCGCCGGATTCGTTCCCACGCTTGCGAAGCCGACGAGTTCGAGCTGGAACATGATGCGGGTGCTGGCTGTGACCTGCCCGGTGGTGATCCGTTCCACCACCACGCGGCCGATCCAGCAGCAGCCGTCGTATTCCAGGCCGAGCACGCCGTCCGTCAGCTTGCTGTCCTGCAGACTGTAATTCAGACGGCCTACAGCGTACCAGCGTCCGCCCCCTTGCCCCCGCCCGGGACCCAGATCCTTGCCGTAGTCGCCCCAGAGATCGTTGATCGGCCACTGCCAGCCGACGTCGATCGACCTGCTGCCGTCGTTGGAGGTCGACGTGGTGTCGGCCTGGTAACGGTAGGCAGCACTGATGGTGCGGTACGGGCCGGGGTTGTAGCGCGCGCTGATCGCGGTTCGGGTCGAGTCGTGCTGGTCCGGGTTGTATTGGACCGTGCCGTCCACGCTCCACTTCGGCGTCCAGTTGATCTGCGCGCCCAGCAGGATGTCGCTGAAACGATCGGTAACCGGCGTGCCATTTGGCAAGGTGACCAGTTGGTTCGCGAAGCGCAGTCGCTGCGCGATGCCGAATCGCGCCGCTTCGGCGCCGGTGTCGGGATCGATCAGGCGCGACGTGACCCCGAGGGTGAGCAGGTTGCTGTCGGAGATCCGGTCGTTGCCCGAGAAGGCGTTCTCGGTGTAGACGGTCGCGAAGCTGAAGTCGTTGGCTGCCGAATCGTAGTTC
This region includes:
- a CDS encoding peptidylprolyl isomerase; the encoded protein is MKHIRSIVTLACLATLAASAGAQGLGITDIMRAGPRIVPPPAASSPAPNVQRSAEYIVALVNSEPVTNTEVQLRVARVLRENPEAERMPRAEVTRLVLERMITERAMLQLAKESGIKIDDLAVDQAEQTVARQNQITVTELRRRVAAEGMSQDQFRRELRDQLTLTRLRNSEVESKVKISDVEVDQYIREQRSGGNASIAPNLNIAQLLVIVPENASDADVAKLQQRAQGLAQRARAGEDFSKLVQENSDAPDRAGGGAMGMRSAERYPPLFVEATHSTPVGGIVGPIRSGAGFHVLKLLAKSQPGVGDAVITQTQVRHILLRNDPKRTTAQSVAQLNDFKDRIQRGVADFAGLARDNSEDGSAKSGGDLGWSRPGQFVPEFEEAMNRLSPGQISDPVVSRFGVHLIQVLDRRDTKPTQVEQREAARAVLREKKIEQNSETWAQEVRARAYVEYREPPQS